The following are from one region of the Haloactinomyces albus genome:
- a CDS encoding sarcosine oxidase subunit gamma: protein MAEPYAESPLAAYTDVLARSSTPGQVHITEMPFTTQVDLRVDPKSPAAERIGTALGAMLPNQPGEVAVAGELSVLWLGPDEWLLLGPEGSQEAIRNTVSTALDGDHAAVVDVSANRTILSVAGPKARELLNKGCALDLHPRSFTVDRCAQTLLARAGVTLVCRDTQLPSFWVIVRSSFARYLADWLVDAAAEYGESGGEP, encoded by the coding sequence ATGGCTGAGCCCTACGCCGAATCCCCGCTGGCCGCCTACACCGATGTGCTCGCCCGCAGCTCGACGCCGGGGCAGGTCCACATCACCGAGATGCCCTTCACCACCCAGGTCGACCTGCGGGTGGATCCCAAGAGCCCGGCCGCGGAACGCATCGGCACCGCGCTCGGGGCCATGCTGCCCAACCAGCCCGGCGAGGTCGCGGTCGCCGGTGAGCTGTCCGTGCTGTGGTTGGGTCCGGACGAATGGCTGCTCCTGGGCCCCGAGGGCAGCCAGGAGGCCATCCGGAACACGGTGAGCACTGCCCTGGACGGTGACCACGCAGCGGTGGTCGACGTCTCGGCCAACCGCACGATCCTCAGCGTGGCCGGGCCGAAGGCGCGCGAGCTGTTGAACAAGGGATGCGCGCTGGATCTGCATCCCCGCAGTTTCACCGTCGACCGATGCGCGCAGACCCTGCTGGCCCGCGCCGGGGTGACCCTGGTGTGCCGGGACACGCAGCTACCGAGCTTCTGGGTGATCGTGCGTTCGTCGTTCGCCCGATACCTCGCCGACTGGCTGGTCGACGCCGCCGCCGAGTACGGCGAGTCGGGTGGTGAACCATGA